A single window of Triplophysa dalaica isolate WHDGS20190420 chromosome 14, ASM1584641v1, whole genome shotgun sequence DNA harbors:
- the uri1 gene encoding unconventional prefoldin RPB5 interactor 1: MAATGNAKRCNDLPRGVERLKEEHRKVVKDCRSKIEHWKKVEKDYESLQERLKTLPDKLSYDIMVPFGPLAFMPGKLVHTNELTVLLGDNWFAKCSAKQADALVEHRKTHVNKTLDDLQKVMKNFQNRADFTDDLKKLSGVTDGTGDFVDIREEVVNEEEINKGKHRLALKPNSKPKQEYLLELQQVKDDGEVKKGPSEEELWARLDELELQEEMQDERYRLDSTDTNGEDTTSSSSEEEKEADDSNSVQINGHQEESGWGPTSQTNSSIVPQPEVDEEDECEEETGNSLPTIYFSHTVEPKKVRINTGKNTTLKFSEKKEQKEQAKRKKKSGKSNGHSPHESYKFTTPADIYRVFVDLVNGEPVPRKSILKSRSRENSVCSDTSESSTADFEERRVAFGRMLSHDEATHSDTSDGITEEDSPTGMSPHSNGRFEAFTGTVIEKDPMPSSIPHLTIAPPALPTIPERKLEELAPEVPQEPPKRMSKFKATRLQQK, from the exons ATGGCTGCAACTGGAAACGCGAAAAGGTGTAATGATTTGCCCCGAGGCGTTGAAAGGTTAAAAGAGGAGCACCGAAAG GTGGTGAAAGATTGCAGAAGTAAAATTGAGCATTG gaaaaaagtggaaaaagaCTACGAATCTCTCCAGGAGCGTCTCAAGACCCTGCCTGACAAGTTGTCTTACGATATTATG GTACCATTTGGTCCCTTGGCATTCATGCCAGGAAAGCTAGTTCACACTAATGAGTTAACAGTTCTCCTTGGCGATAACTGGTTTGCCAAGTGTTCTGCCAAGCAGGCTGATGCTCTTGTGGAACACAGGAAGACAC ATGTGAACAAAACACTTGATGACTTACAGAAAGTAATGAAAAACTTTCAAAACAGGGCAGACTTCACAGATGATCTCAAAAAATTGTCCGGC GTGACTGATGGTACTGGAGATTTTGTAGACATTAGGGAAGAGGTGGTCAATGAGGAGGAAATTAACAAAG GAAAGCATCGATTGGCCCTCAAACCAAACTCAAAACCCAAGCAGGAGTATTTACTGGAGCTGCAACAAGTAAAGGATGATGGAGAAGTAAAGAAAGGGCCGTCTGAGGAAGAGCTGTGGGCTCGACTTGATGAATTGGAGCTTCAAGAGGAAATGCAGGATGAAAGATACAG ATTGGACAGCACAGACACTAATGGAGAAGACACCACTTCCTCTTCCTCCGAAGAGGAGAAGGAAGCAGATGATAGCAACAGTGTCCAGATTAATGGTCATCAGGAAGAGAGTGGATGGGGACCCACATCTCAGACGAACAGTAGTATAGTCCCACAACCTGAGGTGGACGAAGAGGATGAGTGTgaggaggaaacaggaaacagtcTTCCCACAATCTACTTTTCTCATACTGTGGAACCCAAAAAA GTTAGAATCAACACAGGAAAGAACACAACTCTGAAGTTCAGCgagaaaaaagaacaaaaggAACAGGCCAAACGGAAAAAGAAAAGCGGCAAAAGCAATGGCCATTCTCCTCATGAAAGTTACAAGTTCACAACCCCAGCAGACATTTATAG ggTGTTTGTGGATTTGGTGAACGGAGAGCCGGTGCCACGGAAGTCTATTTTAAAGTCACGCAGCCGTGAGAACAGCGTGTGCAGCGACACCAGCGAGAGCAGCACAGCCGACTTCGAAGAGAGACGTGTTGCTTTCGGCCGCATGCTGAGCCACGATGAAGCCACACACAGTGACACCAGTGATGGCATTACAGAGGAGGACAGCCCCACAGGCATGAGCCCACACTCCAACGGGCGCTTTGAG gCTTTTACAGGCACAGTGATTGAAAAGGATCCCATGCCTTCCTCAATTCCACATCTAACAATCGCCCCTCCTGCTCTACCCACAATTCCTGAGAGAAAGCTGGAGGAGCTGGCCCCAGAAGTGCCTCAGGAGCCACCAAAGAGGATGTCCAAATTTAAAGCTACGCGGTTGCAGCAGAAATGA
- the si:dkey-238o13.4 gene encoding uncharacterized protein si:dkey-238o13.4 isoform X1, whose amino-acid sequence MSNGDRVVLALGGAGTVGSGIVKALLDRDRLTAARQGKTSGDNNKLEKLKEFVSPGTNNNLTTIVGNVGSEEGVEDVKQALLRSVGKITDVVSSLGFSWWQGGPPHTQPLKELQWVIETLLYSTFVSWKAFFPLVRDNPNSTYTFITGGAGEKLLMPGTGFLTIGAANALAFCQVLREEYPELKCKLNQVKINTGVAVPDRMAPGYLNHLDLGEAVAKLVERRNKSHIVYSVSCPADLKTVILEGNL is encoded by the exons ATGTCAAACGGGGACAGGGTGGTTTTAGCGCTTGGTGGAGCTGGAACTGTGGGTTCAGGAATAGTAAAAGCGCTTCTGGATAGAG ATAGACTGACTGCTGCAAGACAGGGTAAAACTTCAGg AGACAACAACAAGCTGGAAAAGCTCAAGGAGTTTGTTTCACCAGGCACAAATAATAACCTGACCACAATTGTTGGGAATGTTG GCTCAGAGGAAGGGGTAGAGGATGTGAAACAGGCCTTGCTCAGGTCAGTGGGGAAGATAACAGATGTGGTGTCTTCTCTAGGCTTCAGCTGGTGGCAGGGAGGTCCACCGCACACTCAGCCCCTCAAAGAACTGCAGTGG gtaaTTGAGACGCTGCTGTACAGCACCTTTGTGTCCTGGAAGGCTTTCTTTCCCCTAGTGAGAGACAATCCAAACAGCACCTACACTTTTATCACAG GAGGTGCTGGAGAGAAATTGTTAATGCCTGGCACAGGGTTCCTGACTATAGGGGCAGCTAACGCTCTGGCCTTCTGTCAGGTTCTACGAGAAGAGTATCCGGAGCTGAAATGTAAACTCAACCAG GTGAAAATCAATACCGGTGTGGCTGTCCCAGACCGAATGGCTCCCGGGTACCTGAACCATTTGGATTTAGGGGAGGCTGTGGCCAAACTGGTGGAACGTCGGAACAAGTCTCACATCGTCTATTCTGTGAGCTGTCCTGCTGACCTAAAAACTGTTATCTTGGAAGGCAATCTGTAA
- the spata2l gene encoding LOW QUALITY PROTEIN: spermatogenesis associated 2-like (The sequence of the model RefSeq protein was modified relative to this genomic sequence to represent the inferred CDS: inserted 1 base in 1 codon) has product MTSVSHKSEGHDLVEKYRIHLESRIEEGGQSFVCRDEKLCKEVKALLSKANPHKILNQRGLDSLTVIENSLEAFSFKTGNLGLKKVSKAFEVLELAALNLYLYPWRKEYKFVKMFSGMFTHCIKPALTLQQAKEMFGLLGYQPVSHYEEEELALDSKLLPADFILGLACAFFIARIECQLLLSNLGSVDTSAESVLQLVKERLKGHSLHLALENTKRKIEAAHSSHDKLTGAIDSKLDLYTDEPSAQADARYMTSSSSAPPRSSYIKPRETIFNNSLYGDPSYRLNNENSSQEDALCVSMHQCQISNSKTHVSLSKNPGLTESISKDQIAGDGKKQTAKVGDAIICTCCTSSHLFLYYCKECNHIHSRDCMYYNICTGKGHNLSLYDIEQQQNTKLPPFTSEDQPKQGKDFLKNHQCMCNSTADTFFVCHSCQLIHDCSCENVKVCESLHHNSHITGVIQPTQEVNAPKRHYCLTSEFSECVICSTCNTAHDLFCSDYVKNCLAQQHVMYQTELGEMHNTALKYHQCCFAMQPFPEIACLTCNFFHSSVCSDSRECSQNHKIHRLRTKCVSCXSREIYTLCRYCFHVYCKACWYKDPMRCKCGNPFDYFGGSPV; this is encoded by the exons ATGACTTCTGTTAGTCATAAAAGTGAAGGCCATGATTTGGTCGAGAAATACCGGATCCACCTGGAGAGTCGAATCGAGGAGGGGGGTCAGAGTTTTGTATGCAGAGATGAGAAGCTTTGCAAGGAAGTGAAGGCACTACTTAGCAAAGCCAATCCACACAAGATCCTGAATCAACGTGGGCTAGATTCCCTGACAGTAATAGAGAACTCACTCGAAGCCTTTTCCTTTAAAACTGGCAATCTGGGTCTTAAAAAGGTTTCCAAGGCCTTTGAAGTGTTGGAGCTTGCTGCATTAAACCTCTATCTGTATCCATGGAGAAAGGAATACAAGTTTGTGAAG ATGTTTTCAGGCATGTTCACCCATTGTATCAAACCTGCATTAACCCTGCAGCAGGCCAAAGAGATGTTTGGGTTACTTGGATATCAGCCTGTAAGCCACTATGAAGAAGAAGAGTTGGCACTGGACTCCAAACTACTTCCTGCTGATTTCATACTTGGCCTGGCATGTGCCTTCTTCATCGCTCGTATAGAGTGCCAGCTGCTCCTTTCCAACTTGGGCTCTGTGGACACAAGTGCAGAGTCGGTTCTCCAGCTAGTTAAAGAGAGGCTGAAAGGCCACAGCCTTCACTTGGCATTAGAGAACACTAAGAGAAAAATAGAGGCTGCTCATTCTTCACATGATAAACTGACGGGTGCAATAGATTCAAAGCTGGATCTGTACACAGATGAGCCTTCGGCCCAGGCAGATGCTCGTTACATGACATCCAGTTCATCTGCGCCTCCTCGCTCTTCCTACATAAAACCGAGAGAGACCATCTTTAACAACTCTCTATACGGAGACCCCTCATACAggttaaataatgaaaactctAGTCAGGAAGACGCACTTTGTGTTTCAATGCATCAGTGTCAAATCAGCAACTCCAAAACCCATGTATCACTTTCCAAGAATCCAGGGTTAACGGAAAGCATTAGCAAAGATCAAATAGCAGGTGATGGGAAGAAACAAACGGCAAAAGTGGGAGACGCCATAATATGCACTTGTTGCACATCATCGCATTTGTTTCTATACTACTGCAAGGAGTGCAACCACATTCACAGTCGAGATTGtatgtattataatatttgCACAGGTAAAGGTCATAATTTATCGCTGTACGACATTGAACagcaacaaaacacaaagctCCCACCTTTTACTTCAGAAGATCAGCCTAAACAGGGCAAAGATTTTCTTAAAAATCATCAATGTATGTGCAATTCAACTGCtgatacattttttgtgtgcCACAGCTGCCAGTTAATCCATGACTGTAGCTGTGAAAATGTTAAAGTGTGCGAATCCCTGCATCACAACTCGCATATAACGGGAGTTATACAACCTACTCAAGAAGTTAATGCTCCAAAGAGGCACTACTGTCTAACTTCAGAGTTTTCAGAATGCGTGATCTGCAGCACCTGTAACACTGCCCATGATTTGTTTTGTAGCGACTATGTTAAAAATTGCCTTGCACAACAGCATGTGATGTACCAAACGGAATTAGGTGAAATGCACAACACAGCATTAAAATATCACCAGTGTTGCTTTGCCATGCAACCATTTCCTGAAATCGCATGCCTCActtgtaatttttttcattcttctgTGTGTTCTGATAGTCGGGAGTGCTctcaaaatcacaaaatacatCGCCTCAGAACTAAATGCGTCTCTT CCAGTCGTGAGATTTACACGCTGTGTAGGTATTGCTTTCACGTGTATTGCAAAGCCTGTTGGTATAAAGATCCCATGAGATGCAAGTGTGGGAATCCTTTTGACTATTTTGGGGGTTCtccagtttaa
- the si:dkey-238o13.4 gene encoding uncharacterized protein si:dkey-238o13.4 isoform X2, which produces MSNGDRVVLALGGAGTVGSGIVKALLDRGFKVAVISRDNNKLEKLKEFVSPGTNNNLTTIVGNVGSEEGVEDVKQALLRSVGKITDVVSSLGFSWWQGGPPHTQPLKELQWVIETLLYSTFVSWKAFFPLVRDNPNSTYTFITGGAGEKLLMPGTGFLTIGAANALAFCQVLREEYPELKCKLNQVKINTGVAVPDRMAPGYLNHLDLGEAVAKLVERRNKSHIVYSVSCPADLKTVILEGNL; this is translated from the exons ATGTCAAACGGGGACAGGGTGGTTTTAGCGCTTGGTGGAGCTGGAACTGTGGGTTCAGGAATAGTAAAAGCGCTTCTGGATAGAG GTTTTAAGGTTGCTGTGATTTCCAGAGACAACAACAAGCTGGAAAAGCTCAAGGAGTTTGTTTCACCAGGCACAAATAATAACCTGACCACAATTGTTGGGAATGTTG GCTCAGAGGAAGGGGTAGAGGATGTGAAACAGGCCTTGCTCAGGTCAGTGGGGAAGATAACAGATGTGGTGTCTTCTCTAGGCTTCAGCTGGTGGCAGGGAGGTCCACCGCACACTCAGCCCCTCAAAGAACTGCAGTGG gtaaTTGAGACGCTGCTGTACAGCACCTTTGTGTCCTGGAAGGCTTTCTTTCCCCTAGTGAGAGACAATCCAAACAGCACCTACACTTTTATCACAG GAGGTGCTGGAGAGAAATTGTTAATGCCTGGCACAGGGTTCCTGACTATAGGGGCAGCTAACGCTCTGGCCTTCTGTCAGGTTCTACGAGAAGAGTATCCGGAGCTGAAATGTAAACTCAACCAG GTGAAAATCAATACCGGTGTGGCTGTCCCAGACCGAATGGCTCCCGGGTACCTGAACCATTTGGATTTAGGGGAGGCTGTGGCCAAACTGGTGGAACGTCGGAACAAGTCTCACATCGTCTATTCTGTGAGCTGTCCTGCTGACCTAAAAACTGTTATCTTGGAAGGCAATCTGTAA
- the pdf gene encoding peptide deformylase, mitochondrial, with translation MNRHWRIFSHCLFKSQTHSVLSSPINSFLPWFPFTCSAPSRTNSSNIKMRSYLQFVKRKIKGATAPPYNQVCQVGDPVLRSQAAAVDPGAIQGPEVQKVIKCLVKIIRKHECVGLSAPQIGVPLRILAMEYPKKMLEDSSAASVEARGLMAFPLMIFVNPQLRVLDGRTVTFQEACESICGYSASVPRYVSVEVSGLNEKAEPVTWQASGWPARILQHEMDHLNGVLYIDRMDSKTFINVNWEEYNE, from the exons ATGAACAGGCACTGGAGGATATTTTCacactgtctctttaaaagtCAGACACACAGTGTACTCTCATCTCCGATTAATAGCTTTTTGCCCTGGTTTCCATTCACATGCTCTGCACCTTCACGTACTAATTCTAGCAACATTAAGATGCGCTCTTACTTACagtttgtaaaaagaaaaatcaaaggTGCTACAGCCCCTCCATACAATCAGGTGTGCCAGGTTGGAGACCCTGTGTTGCGTTCCCAGGCAGCGGCGGTAGACCCTGGTGCTATTCAGGGACCTGAAGTGCAAAAGGTCATAAAGTGCCTGGTCAAAATCATAAGAAAACATGAGTGTGTTGGTCTAAGTGCACCCCAGATTGGCGTTCCTTTGCGGATATTAGCCATGGAGTATCCAAAGAAAATGCTTGAGGACAGCTCAGCAGCCTCTGTTGAAGCTCGGGGTTTGATGGCATTCCCACTGATGATTTTCGTAAACCCACAGTTGCGTGTATTGGATGGACGGACTGTTACCTTTCAAGAGGCTTGTGAGAGCATCTGTGGATACTCTGCATCCGTTCCACGCTATGTTTCTGTAGAGGTCTCAG GTCTAAATGAGAAAGCAGAGCCTGTCACCTGGCAAGCAAGTGGGTGGCCAGCCAGAATACTGCAACATGAAATGGATCACCTGAATGGAGTGTTATATATTGATCGTATGGACAGTAAAACCTTTATTAATGTTAACTGGGAAGAGTATAATGAATAA